GTGCCAAGTTCTGGAACCTGGGTCTGGAAGGCCAGATGATCTGGGGGGCCATCGGTGCCACCGCCATCTCGCTGTTCGAGATCGGCCCGCAGGCCCTGCGCCTGCCGCTGATGCTGGCTGCGGCGATGCTCTGTGGCCTCGCCTGGGCATTGGCGCCGGTGCTGCTCAAGCTGCGCCTGAAGGTCAACGAGATCATCTCGACGCTGATGCTCAACTACCTGGCGATCAACTTCCTGCTGCACCTGCTCTACGGCAGTTGGAAGGACCCGAAGAGCTCGTTTCCCTACTCGCCGCAGTTCCAGCCGTTCGAGCGGCTGCCCGAGCTGTTCGACGGCATCAGCGCGGCGGTGCCGCTGGCGCTGGTCGTCGCGCTGCTGGCGCTGTGGTTCCTCGGTATTTCTCGCGCCGGGCTGTACCTGCGCTTCGTCGATGCCAATCCAAGGGTGGCGAGCGCGGTCGGCGTGCCGGTGCAGAAGATGATCATCGGCACGGTGCTGATTTCCGGCGCCATGGCCGGGATTGCCGGGTTTCTCGTCACCGCGGGCCAGGAGGGGCGGCTGACCCAGTCGTTCTACCAGGGCTACGGCTTCTCCGGCATCCTCATCGCCTTCCTCGCGCGCAACAACCCGATCGCCGCGCTGGTGGTGGCGCTGCTGATGGCGATGCTGTTCGTCGCCGGGCGCAGCCTGCAGGTGTTCTATCAGATCCCGTTTTCCATGGTGCAGCTGATCCAGGCGATCCTGGTGATCTGCGTCGCCTCGTCGGATTTCTTCATCCGCCACCGTATCCGCCGCGTTCAGGGAGGCGAAAGCTGATGGACATGATCGCCAACTGGCTGGGCAACACCCCGGATTTCGCCGTGCCCTTCGCCCTGGCGGCGCTGGGGCTGATCCTCACCGAACGCGCCGGGGTGCTGGCGCTCGGCGCCGAAGGATTGATGCTGGTCGGCGCCTTGGCCGGCATCGGCGCGCAGCTGGCGTTCGGCAGCCACGGCACGTCGCTGTTGCTGGCGATGGGCGCGGCAGCGGTGGTCTCGCTGCTGTTCGCGCTGATGGTGCTGGTGCTGCGCATCAACCAGGTGATCGCGGGCCTGGCGCTGGTGTTCTTCTGTCAGGGCCTGACCGGGCTGCTCGGCACGCTGCTGGACTGGACCAACAAGCCGGTCAAGGGGCTGAGTTCCATAGAACTCTGGCCGCTGTCGGAGCTGCCGCTACTCGGTAAGCTCTTCGTGCAGAACCCGCTGGTGTTCATGACGCCGCTGATCGTGCTCGCCGTGGTCTGGCTGCTCACCCGTACCACCACCGGCCTGCGTTTGCGCGCGGTGGGCGAGAACCCGCAGGCGGCGGATGCGGCGGGGATTTCCGTGCTCGGCTACCGGCTGGCGGCGATCCTCGCCGGTTCGGCGCTGATCGGCCTGGCCGGCGGCTATATCTCGCTGCTCAGCACCAAGCTGTGGATCGCCGACATGACCGGCGGACGCGGCTGGATCGCCGTGGCGCTGGTGATCTTCGCCCGCTGGTCGCCATGGAAGGCGCTGGCCGGGGCGCTGCTGTTCGGCTGCATCGAGGCGCTGATCCCGCAGCTGGCCGCCGCCGGCGTGCGCCTGCCGCAGTATTTCGTGCTGATGACGCCCTACGCGGTGACCCTGGCGGTGATGATCTGGGTCGCCAGCGGCAAGAGCGTTTCCGGCAGTCAGCCAGGCGCGCTCGGCATTCCCTTTATCCGCGAGGAGCGTCGCTGAGGGCCGCGGCGCTTATTGCGCCGGGCTCTGGTCGCTGGAACGGCAGGTGATTTCCGCGTAGGGCTCGTCCGGCGAATAGTCGCCCGGAACCCGCTCGGTGCGCTGGGTATTTGGCGCGACGGTGAAAACCGGCGATGCCGAGGTATCCGATCGCGCTTCATTCGGTACATGGAATTCGCAGGTGATCTGGCCGCCAGTGCGGTTCATCACCTTCACCGCCCGCACTCCGAGCAATTCGCCTTCGACCCCTTCGGATTTGGCCGGCACGCCCATCGGGCTGATCTCCACATCGAGACCATTGAGGTGGGTGACCACTTCCGGCGGCGGCGTCTGGGCGAACGCCAGCGGGGCGCAGAGCGCCAGGCCGCAGGCGAGGAATGAGTGCTTGCTCATGTGAACCTCCAATATTTGGTCCCCTTTAGAAGAGCCCGTCCACGGTCGGTTCGATCGATGCGTCAGTCAATGATTGCAAATGATTAGAGGCGTCAAAAAACTGGTTGGCATGATTTGTGATGGCTCAAAGCCATGATCTATCTCGCCGTGCCATTTGTGCCGTGTTGAACTTCAGCCGTCACCAATGTTACGTGCGGTCCTTCCGAGGGTGGCTGAAGTGACTAGGTTTCTGCTCATCGCATTGTTGGCCCTGTCAGGCACGGTGTCTGCTGCGGCCGATGTGACGCTCGACCTGAGCGCTGTCGAGCGCGACTGGCTGGTTGGCAACCGCTCGGTCAGTATCTGTGTCGACCCGGACTGGCTGCCGTTCGAGATGCTCAACGCCCGCGGCGAGCACGAAGGAATTGCGGCCGATCTGCTGCGCCTCGTTGCACAACGGGCGGGGCTGCAGCTGAATATCGTATCGACCAGCGACTGGGGGCAGTCGGTGGCGTTCTCCCAGGCCGGCCGCTGCCAGCTGCTCAGCTTCCTCAATCAGACCCCTGTGCGCGATGCCTGGCTGATCTTCACCCAGCCGCTGTTCACCGACGCCAATGTGGTGATCGCGCGGGAGGATCATCCCTATGTGGCGGACTTGTCCGCTCTTGAAGATGTGACGGTCGCTTTGCCGGTGGGCACGTTCGTCGAGGAAAGCGTTCGCCGGGATTTCCCCCAGTTGCGCGTCATCAGCACCGACACGGATGCCCAGGCGTTGGCACTGGTGAACGAGCGTAAAGCCGATCTGACCGTGCGCTCGCTGACCGTGGCCGCCTACACCATTCGCCGCGAGGGCTGGTTCAACCTGAAAATCGCCGGGCAGCTGACGAGTCTCGACAATCAGTTCCGGATCGGTGTGCTGAAGGGCGAGCCGGTGCTGCGCGACATTCTGGACAAGGCGATTGCGACGATCACGCCGGGGGAACTGAACCAGATCGCCAACAGGCACACGCCGATTCGCGTCGAGTCGGGCACCGACTATCGCCTGATCGTGCAGATCGTGGTGGTCTTCTCGGTGATGCTGCTGACCAGCCTGTTCTGGATCGGCCGCCTGCGGCGGCTGAACGAGCAACTGCAGGTCAAATCACAGACCGATCCGCTCACCGGGCTGGCCAACCGCGCCGCGCTGGACCGGCGCTTCGCCAGGGCGCTGGAGCAGGCGCGGCGTTATAGCCGGCGGCTGTCGATCGTCATGCTGGATATCGATCACTTCAAAAGCATCAACGACGAGTTCGGTCATCAGATGGGGGATCGCGTCCTCAAGGAGTTCGCCGATCTGCTGGTATCCGGTCTGCGCGGCAGTGACGCCGTGGGCCGCTGGGGTGGCGAGGAATTCCTCCTGCTGTGTCCGGAAACCAGCGGTCAGCAGGCGCTGGCGTTTGCCGAGCGTCTCTGCGAAGAGTCGCGGGCATTCACGTTCAGTACCGACCGCGGCCAGACCCTCAGCGCCGGTGTCGCCGAGTTGAATGCGACGGATACGGTGGACAGCCTGCTGCGCCGTGCCGACGCTGCGCTGTACCGGGCCAAGCACGAGGGCCGGGACCGCGTCCGCGTCTGCTGCCATGCCCCGGACGCGCAGGCGAGCTGAGTGGCGGCGCTCAGTGCTTGCCGGGTTTGCGCAGGCGCACGTAGAGGTCCTTGCCACCGGTGGCGCTGCTGCCCCGAGATTCCAGGTCGAAGCGCTTGGGCTGGTTGGCGATCAGGTCGCTGAGCTTCTTGCAGCCATACAACCGCGGATCGAAGGCCGGACGCAGCTTGCTGATGT
This DNA window, taken from Pseudomonas sp. FeN3W, encodes the following:
- a CDS encoding ABC transporter permease; this encodes MNEQVRPMMLEQARQAAKQAKPPLLSRRYALEIRQQLAWHWQALIIGLALLLGLGISAAILIAAGVPPGELLNEFVILTVFDAQSLKAVLFQASPMILVGLAGCMAFRAKFWNLGLEGQMIWGAIGATAISLFEIGPQALRLPLMLAAAMLCGLAWALAPVLLKLRLKVNEIISTLMLNYLAINFLLHLLYGSWKDPKSSFPYSPQFQPFERLPELFDGISAAVPLALVVALLALWFLGISRAGLYLRFVDANPRVASAVGVPVQKMIIGTVLISGAMAGIAGFLVTAGQEGRLTQSFYQGYGFSGILIAFLARNNPIAALVVALLMAMLFVAGRSLQVFYQIPFSMVQLIQAILVICVASSDFFIRHRIRRVQGGES
- a CDS encoding ABC transporter permease: MDMIANWLGNTPDFAVPFALAALGLILTERAGVLALGAEGLMLVGALAGIGAQLAFGSHGTSLLLAMGAAAVVSLLFALMVLVLRINQVIAGLALVFFCQGLTGLLGTLLDWTNKPVKGLSSIELWPLSELPLLGKLFVQNPLVFMTPLIVLAVVWLLTRTTTGLRLRAVGENPQAADAAGISVLGYRLAAILAGSALIGLAGGYISLLSTKLWIADMTGGRGWIAVALVIFARWSPWKALAGALLFGCIEALIPQLAAAGVRLPQYFVLMTPYAVTLAVMIWVASGKSVSGSQPGALGIPFIREERR
- a CDS encoding diguanylate cyclase — its product is MTRFLLIALLALSGTVSAAADVTLDLSAVERDWLVGNRSVSICVDPDWLPFEMLNARGEHEGIAADLLRLVAQRAGLQLNIVSTSDWGQSVAFSQAGRCQLLSFLNQTPVRDAWLIFTQPLFTDANVVIAREDHPYVADLSALEDVTVALPVGTFVEESVRRDFPQLRVISTDTDAQALALVNERKADLTVRSLTVAAYTIRREGWFNLKIAGQLTSLDNQFRIGVLKGEPVLRDILDKAIATITPGELNQIANRHTPIRVESGTDYRLIVQIVVVFSVMLLTSLFWIGRLRRLNEQLQVKSQTDPLTGLANRAALDRRFARALEQARRYSRRLSIVMLDIDHFKSINDEFGHQMGDRVLKEFADLLVSGLRGSDAVGRWGGEEFLLLCPETSGQQALAFAERLCEESRAFTFSTDRGQTLSAGVAELNATDTVDSLLRRADAALYRAKHEGRDRVRVCCHAPDAQAS